The following are from one region of the Equus asinus isolate D_3611 breed Donkey chromosome 27, EquAss-T2T_v2, whole genome shotgun sequence genome:
- the HELT gene encoding hairy and enhancer of split-related protein HELT isoform X2 has product MSDKLKERKRTPVSHKVIEKRRRDRINRCLNELGKTVPMALAKQSSGKLEKAEILEMTVQYLRALHSADFPRGREKELLAEFANYFHYGYHECMKNLVHYLTTVERMETKDTKYARILAFLQSKARLGAEPAFQPLGSHPEPDFSYQLHPAAPEFAGHSPGEASVFPQGAAPGPFSWPHGAARSPALPYLPSAPVPLPSPAQQHSPFLAPVQGLDRHYLNLIGHAHPNALNLHAPQHPPVL; this is encoded by the exons ATGTCAGACAAGCTCAAGGAACGCAAA AGAACGCCCGTTTCCCACAAAGTGATAGAAAAGCGCAGAAGGGACCGGATTAACCGCTGCTTGAACGAGCTGGGCAAGACAGTGCCCATGGCCCTGGCGAAGCAG AGTTCCGGGAAGCTGGAGAAGGCGGAGATCCTCGAGATGACCGTCCAGTACCTGAGAGCCCTGCACTCCGCTGATTTTCCCCGGGGAAGGGAAAAAG AACTGCTAGCAGAGTTTGCCAACTACTTCCACTACGGCTACCACGAGTGCATGAAGAACCTAGTGCATTACCTCACCACTGTGGAGCGGATGGAGACCAAGGACACCAAGTACGCGCGCATCCTCGCCTTCTTGCAGTCCAAGGCCCGCTTGGGCGCCGAGCCCGCCTTCCAGCCCCTGGGTTCGCACCCGGAGCCGGATTTCTCCTATCAGCTGCACCCGGCAGCGCCCGAGTTTGCGGGCCACAGCCCCGGTGAGGCCTCCGTGTTCCCGCAGGGCGCGGCTCCCGGGCCCTTCTCCTGGCCGCACGGCGCGGCCCGCAGCCCGGCGCTTCCCTACCTGCCCAGCGCGCCCGTGCCGCTCCCGAGCCCGGCGCAGCAGCACAGCCCCTTCCTGGCGCCGGTGCAGGGCCTGGACCGGCACTACCTCAACCTGATCGGCCACGCCCACCCCAACGCCCTCAACCTGCACGCGCCCCAGCACCCCCCGGTCCTCTGA
- the HELT gene encoding hairy and enhancer of split-related protein HELT isoform X1 has product MSDKLKERKRTPVSHKVIEKRRRDRINRCLNELGKTVPMALAKQSSGKLEKAEILEMTVQYLRALHSADFPRGREKAELLAEFANYFHYGYHECMKNLVHYLTTVERMETKDTKYARILAFLQSKARLGAEPAFQPLGSHPEPDFSYQLHPAAPEFAGHSPGEASVFPQGAAPGPFSWPHGAARSPALPYLPSAPVPLPSPAQQHSPFLAPVQGLDRHYLNLIGHAHPNALNLHAPQHPPVL; this is encoded by the exons ATGTCAGACAAGCTCAAGGAACGCAAA AGAACGCCCGTTTCCCACAAAGTGATAGAAAAGCGCAGAAGGGACCGGATTAACCGCTGCTTGAACGAGCTGGGCAAGACAGTGCCCATGGCCCTGGCGAAGCAG AGTTCCGGGAAGCTGGAGAAGGCGGAGATCCTCGAGATGACCGTCCAGTACCTGAGAGCCCTGCACTCCGCTGATTTTCCCCGGGGAAGGGAAAAAG CAGAACTGCTAGCAGAGTTTGCCAACTACTTCCACTACGGCTACCACGAGTGCATGAAGAACCTAGTGCATTACCTCACCACTGTGGAGCGGATGGAGACCAAGGACACCAAGTACGCGCGCATCCTCGCCTTCTTGCAGTCCAAGGCCCGCTTGGGCGCCGAGCCCGCCTTCCAGCCCCTGGGTTCGCACCCGGAGCCGGATTTCTCCTATCAGCTGCACCCGGCAGCGCCCGAGTTTGCGGGCCACAGCCCCGGTGAGGCCTCCGTGTTCCCGCAGGGCGCGGCTCCCGGGCCCTTCTCCTGGCCGCACGGCGCGGCCCGCAGCCCGGCGCTTCCCTACCTGCCCAGCGCGCCCGTGCCGCTCCCGAGCCCGGCGCAGCAGCACAGCCCCTTCCTGGCGCCGGTGCAGGGCCTGGACCGGCACTACCTCAACCTGATCGGCCACGCCCACCCCAACGCCCTCAACCTGCACGCGCCCCAGCACCCCCCGGTCCTCTGA